GCAAGCTCCCAAAACACTAATAAATGATATAGGACTTGGTGTTATGCCATTACGATTCATGTCTTCAAACACTTGGATTGCTTTTTCCCCTAATCCGTGAATCCCATAACTCGAAATCAACGAATTCCAAGAAACTACATCTCTCTTCTCCATCTGATCAAAAACCCGTTGCCCCAATTCAAGCTTCCCGCATCTTGCATACAGTGTAATAAGGGCACTAACAACTGGCAAGATACCATCAAGTCCCCTCCTAAGAATATACCCATGTAACAACCTCCCTTGTTCGAAAGCTGCAAGAGCAGCACACGCTTGGAGAACACTAACCATAGTCACAGAATTTGGACTTAAATCTTGGGTCTCAAGCATCATTTCCCTAAAAAGTTCCAATGCCTCAAAAGGCTTTCCATTTTTTGCATAACAAGCAATTATAGCACTCCAAGAAACTACATTTTTCACTGGCATTTCATTAAAAACACTAGTAGCATATGATACAGAGCCAAACCTCGCATACATATCCAACAAAGTAGTCATAATATGAACGAGTCCTTCATACCCGTGACGCAAAATTTGAGCATGTATCTCCTTCCCCTTGGTTAGCAGTGACACCGAACAATCCGATGCAACACAGGCTTTAAGTGCATAAGTATATGTGAACCTATCAGAGGGAATTCCAATAGAATTCATCTTACGGTACAAACAAAGCACTTCCTCTCCATGGCCGGCCAAAGTAAGTGCACGAAACAGAGCGTTATAGACAAAAATAGTTCTGCTGTgagttttatcaaacacttggCGTGCATCATCAGTTGAGCCAAAATACGAATAAACATTTATAAGTTTGGTGGCCAAGAAAGGATCTTGATCAAAGCCGTTAGCGAGAAGATGGCGGTGAACAAATTGAGCATCAAGGAAAGAGTTTTTGTGGGTACAGGAGAGAAGTAGAAGCTCATACGTATGTTGGGTTGGTTCAGACTCGTTAGAAAGGAGATTAAGAGCTTGTTTAAGATTACCTTGTTTACAGAGAGATTGAATTAGCTGGTTATTGTTGGTCGTAGAGATAGTGGAGGAGAAATTGGGGTTTAAGTTTACGAAGCAAATCGGAGGTTTTGGAGAGGAACGAGACAATTGAATAGGATGGGAAGGTAGTTGAGCGGGGGAATGAGGAGACTGGAATGCCCACATTTTTCGAAGAGACGGGACTGGTCTGGTCTCAGCCCTGTTTCTCAAAGATTTGAGCTTCAACTTCAACAAACACCATGTTTATACCAAAATATCAAAATTGTCAGCTTCGATTGAATCTAgatataaattattaatttattcataTGATTTCCTAGCTTACTTCTATTTCCTTAATTTTAACCGAGTTGTGTCTAAAATTCCAATttgttttggttttggttttctAATTAGAATTGGACCTTAAGagtaattttctttttaatgttGTTACAATGGCATAACTTTTTTCTATTTCCACCTCCTAAGCACGTATCAAACCATAACCAAATAAAATGAAGATTATCTATTTTTGGAGATGTCACTCAACCTTTTCACCCAACTTAGAAATTCTAATACTAGTAGATCTAGTCCCCCAAAGCCAAGACGGCTAAAGAATATTTATGTTTTGAGATGTAAAGTAATATTAGTTTAATAACAAAATGTCTTAATATTGTTTTTAGGTGTACTTACTTAtgtttggtatttttttttctatttagatgTTATTTTATGTTATAGAGTCCGCACAGTGATCCAATTTCTTGGAACTGATGTAGGATCTGTAATTGGAAATCTACCGAAGATGTTATTTTATGTTATGATTGGTattctttaatatttttagttttcataatttattgtgtatatattaattgtatattttttataaattaaatatttaattagtaattacacacattttatttattaaatacgTACAGATTGACAAAAATATATCAAAACAAACTAAATAATATGTTTGTGGAAAGAAAGTGAAGTAGTAGATTAAAGAAACAATGGACAAGTAGAAAGGTAAAAAGAtttctctaattttttattttctagtgTATTAagctttgattttttatttggacATATTGAAaccctaatattttattttctatcaCATTAAATTCTTGCTTATCAAATTGGTGTAAATATCTAATACAGTTAAAAaagtattattaattttatctgtatttaaaattatacaCAGTTTGACTTaaagtttttacagttttttttatatagccacattatatatatattaaaaactgtttcaaattattaaaattaaaaacttataatgcTTTCACACACTCTATTAATCAagtttatattcaaaactaacttttatgattattaaggatttaatgttacagaaaataaaagattaaaagtttaaaatgtcaaaataacaaataaaaaattaagagcttaataaactaaaaaatgagAGACTACTAGGTTGGGTTTTTGGAGATACCTAACAAACACAAATTGTAATTCCTTTGAAATATGTTTAGAGAATTACACTCTTTTTATCCACGTTTTTTAAAAGTatcaatttttcattttttctatgagaaaaatcttttattaattatttaggcttgtaacattaaaaataataataaaaaaatatttccatTTATTGAATGAGAACTTCTACGATGGACGAGGTACAATAGGTCCaaccaataaaaaaaaggaaattatCCTATCTCATTAGAAGATGATTGGTAATGGAAAATAAAGTGTATAATTGTCATGTTTCTATAGGAAAAATTTCTCCTATTGAAGATCAAAAtaccaaaaatattttttgaaacagagaaagaagaaaaaaatcctCTTGAAAGATATGCTAACCTTATATCCAATTAGACAAAGCTTGTCCAATAAAAA
The sequence above is drawn from the Euphorbia lathyris chromosome 6, ddEupLath1.1, whole genome shotgun sequence genome and encodes:
- the LOC136234027 gene encoding pentatricopeptide repeat-containing protein CRR2, chloroplastic-like: MWAFQSPHSPAQLPSHPIQLSRSSPKPPICFVNLNPNFSSTISTTNNNQLIQSLCKQGNLKQALNLLSNESEPTQHTYELLLLSCTHKNSFLDAQFVHRHLLANGFDQDPFLATKLINVYSYFGSTDDARQVFDKTHSRTIFVYNALFRALTLAGHGEEVLCLYRKMNSIGIPSDRFTYTYALKACVASDCSVSLLTKGKEIHAQILRHGYEGLVHIMTTLLDMYARFGSVSYATSVFNEMPVKNVVSWSAIIACYAKNGKPFEALELFREMMLETQDLSPNSVTMVSVLQACAALAAFEQGRLLHGYILRRGLDGILPVVSALITLYARCGKLELGQRVFDQMEKRDVVSWNSLISSYGIHGLGEKAIQVFEDMNRNGITPSPISFISVLGACSHAGLVKEAKFLFDSMHNVYGLYPSVEHYACMVDLLGRANRLEEAAKVIADMRIEPGPKVWGSLLGACRIHCNVELAEWASSKLFELEPTNAGNYVLLCDIYAAAGMWDGVKRVKRLLEARGLQKVSGRSWIEVKRKIYSFMSVDEVNPQIEQLHAFLFELSTEMKEKGYVPQTKVVLYDLDADEKERIVLGHSEKLAVAFGLLNTNNKQTIRITKNLRLCEDCHSFTKFISKFTNKEIMVRDVNRFHHFHDGVCSCGDYW